The Arachis ipaensis cultivar K30076 chromosome B07, Araip1.1, whole genome shotgun sequence genome includes a window with the following:
- the LOC107606559 gene encoding replication protein A 70 kDa DNA-binding subunit A-like, giving the protein MNDRVDLVDKITPWRESWKVHVKVVKLWYHKNPALDSSQNLLHMVLMDEKLHKIQATIRDQLISKFALSLNEGIVYLMTHFTVVPNTGLNRVTKHRFRLLFQYNTSVVSVVCPRIPHSGLCFASLDEIDQMTKHHSFLIDFVGIITGVRKERDVASYGKLVKAVVLEVFADGKRVQCNVFGNACDLLEYDKLQKYARSPLVVLESFKIKAIEGGVILQNVIDVSRLFINPDIPEAVEFLSRFSVASYGFSSLVTNDLGYLVSKVDGDYFNSKEISNIQDLHSDNGDSHYFVIGTIKEVMDEPDWWYYTCVCGQAVVEHEDLYLCDACGSCVENVMVKYGIRVKIQDARCTVLFVLLDNAATKLFGRTCSEAFLSIEDEFPVDPSVLAVCRSYSPQMFDHVVGEEKVFKVEIDSAVDPDYSSCFKIVNVFSHNQEPVAVDDYINV; this is encoded by the exons ATGAATGACCGTGTTGATCTGGTGGACAAAATCACTCCGTGGAGAGAATCATGGAAAGTGCATGTTAAAGTTGTCAAGTTGTGGTACCACAAGAATCCTGCTTTGGATTCTTCTCAAAATCTATTGCATATGGTCTTAATGGATGAGAAG TTACACAAGATCCAGGCCACCATTAGAGATCAGCTAATATCAAAATTTGCCTTGTCTCTAAATGAAGGAATTGTGTACTTGATGACCCACTTTACAGTTGTACCCAACACTGGTTTGAACAGGGTGACAAAACATCGGTTCAGACTTTTGTTCCAATACAACACCTCTGTTGTTTCTGTGGTATGTCCAAGGATACCTCATTCGGGTCTGTGTTTTGCATCATTAGATGAAATTGATCAAATGACAAAGCACCACAGTTTCCTGATTG ACTTTGTTGGGATTATTACTGGTGTTCGAAAAGAAAGAGATGTGGCATCATATGGGAAGCTGGTGAAAGCAGTGGTGCTAGAAGTCTTTGCTGATGG GAAAAGGGTACAATGCAATGTGTTTGGAAATGCTTGTGATTTGTTAGAATATGATAAGTTACAAAAATATGCAAGATCTCCCCTGGTTGTCCTCGAGTCTTTTAAAATCAAAGCCATTGAAG GTGGGGTAATCCTACAGAATGTGATAGATGTCTCTAGGTTATTCATTAATCCTGACATTCCTGAGGCCGTTGAGTTCCTAAGCAG ATTTAGTGTAGCCAGTTATGGATTCTCAAGCCTTGTGACCAATGACCTTGGATACTTAGTTTCTAAAGTTGATGGTGATTATTTCAATTCCAAAGAGATCAGTAATATTCAAGATCTTCATTCAGATAATGGG gATTCTCATTACTTTGTTATTGGGACAATTAAGGAAGTTATGGATGAACCAGATTGGTGGTACTACACATGTGTGTGTGGTCAAGCTGTTGTTGAGCATGAGGATCTCTACCTTTGTGATGCTTGTGGTTCATGTGTTGAGAATGTTATGGTCAA ATATGGAATTCGGGTAAAGATTCAGGATGCTAGGTGtactgttttgtttgttttgcttgATAATGCGGCAACAAAACTATTTGGAAGAACCTGTTCTGAAGCATTTCTTAGCATAGAAGATGAATTTCCAGTTGATCCTAGTGTGCTTGCA GTTTGTCGGTCATATTCTCCACAAATGTTTGATCATGTTGTTGGAGAGGAGAAAGTTTTTAAGGTTGAAATTGATTCTGCAGTTGATCCAGATTACTCCAGTTGCTTTAAAATTGTGAATGTCTTTAGTCATAATCAAGAACCAGTTGCAGTCGATGATTATATCAATGTATGA